The Vanrija pseudolonga chromosome 1, complete sequence genomic sequence AGAAGAGTGTGGCCGTGATTTGCGTCGAGGCGAGGATCTCGGCTTTGCTAAGGACAGCGAAAAACGCCACATTGACGAGCATGTAGAGTGTGGCGATGAGGAACATGGTGATGGCCGAACTCAACTTGAGCGTGCGTACTGGATTCTTGATCTCATTGTTCAAGTTGAATGCGTTGGCGTAACCCCAATAGGAGTAGACGATGTTGACaagcgacgaggagagggagTACGCGTCGTTGCCCGTGCCCTCGAACGCGTTGCGGAAGTTTGCGTGCGGGTCGGGGACCTTTTCCGGGAAAGCACCTCCAAGAACCGCCCAGCCAGTAATTCCAATGAAAAGGAGCGTAGCGACCTTGAGCACGCCGAAAACGTTGACCAGTGTCAAGGAGAGGCGTGTGTTGGCAATGATCaagagcgcgacgagggtgtTGGCCGCGATGGCGATTCCCTTGATTTCCCAGTCTGTGGGCTCACGCGATGCGAAACGGAACACCCAAGATGCAAGCACGAACGAATTTCCAGCCCCGAAGGCGAACACGCAAGTGTAGAAGCCGAACGCGAGCGGCCTGGAAGAGGTGAGCAGGAGATCATAGACGAAAGTGGCGACTCACCAGAAGAAACGCGGGCGGGGATAGGCTTGCTCGAGGTACACGACATCGGCTCCGGACCGGCCCGGGAAATATGACGCAAGCTCGAGGTATACAGAGAGACCGCTCATGCTGATAACGTAGCCAATGACCCAGAAGAACAAGGCGAGGCCGACACTGCCGGTGCCCTTGAGGATGTTGGCGGCTGGAGGTGGCGTCAGTTTTGGTggagtggaggtggaggtctGTGCCTGAGTAGCCACACTCGTCACTCACGTGTTGAAAAAATACCTGTACCAACAACACGACTGAGACTCAGGAAGACGGAGCCCCAGAAGCCTGTGGTATACCTCAAGAGGTTGGTAGACTCGACGGGGACACCATCGGCGGCGTTCTGGTACGTCACGCCGCCATTTtcgcccttctcgccgaCGTACGCCACGCCGTCCTGGACAATATACTCGGGCTTGCTGTGGTCGTAGTTGACGTGGGCGACGTtctcggacgacgagcccgacttTTGTGATTCCGCTGCCATTGTCGGGGAGGGTGATGAGGGCTGGATGCGGCTGATCACTCGATGCTTCCCAATCCTATATACTTCGCAGACTCTGTCGTGCACCGGCTCTGCTACCGAAAACTATCGTCATGCCTTTGTCGTCGGCCTCTAACATGTGTTAATCATCTTGCGCCATATCTTAGTACGCGAAGATGGCGTGAGCGGGTGGGCTGATTGCGACATGCTGGACCTTTTGAGCAACCAGACGACTCGGAATTCGGTCGCCCGCACTGGGTTTCGGTTCCTCTTGGCTTTCGGATTCGGTCCAAGAAGGGTTGGTGACTAGCAAGAGGAAAGAAGTCGGGATGGGTGCCTTCGTCGTGGCGCCAAGAGGTGACCGATTTCCTCGCGTCCCTCGTAACTCGCCGGTGATTACGTCCACTGGCCCTTACACGTACACCCTGTCTTCACCAGTCCTGCACCACTATGGACCCAGAGTCATGCAGCTTTGAGCAAGCTCAATTTGATACTGGGAAGACGTGATGGCCGGCGGCTTGGCTACCAGGGCCGAAAATCAGGGACCCGCCTCAGGAAATCAAAGTTGATATCTACTACCTCCGTAGCTACACCCGCCGTGTTGGCAGACCGCCGCCCATGGCATGGGCGCAGTGCATCGCGAGCAGAGACATGGTGGCGCGGGCAAAGGCCACTCCTTTGCAGTAGGGTCACCGGTTCTCCGAGATCCATTCGGACCCTTGGCATCACGTCTTCGCTGCTCATCACCATCGTTTGGCCATGACTGACCGCTTGTCCCGAGTCGTCCCGGAGCTAAGCAAGAAATATTTTGCATACAGGCCACCCAGTCTCCATCTGCCCCATTCTACATCTGCTCCAGTCTTCATCAGCCCAACCGAAGACCGAGGTGCCACGGACATTCGCGGTTTGCACAAGTAAGGGAGGAACGAGGCACATTGACACGCGTCTGTTCCTCATGCCTGCGTCAGACGTATTGACTCATGCTATACATAGTACATGGTAGCGCACACCGTGCATATCTATGCTGGTTCCCCCTCACGGTCCCCAAGGCGACCCTGGACGCAAGGGAGCTCTATCCGCGACCATGGACTTCGGATTTCGTGAGCAACACTTCAAGTTCTCAGACAACTTCGCCAAAGGCCATCATCATAGATCAGCTtcgccaacaacaacaactgCCGAACAATAATGCTCACTCAAACGTGCTCCGTTGGCACTATCACGCCTCGAGGAATGAGAATCAGCTGACTCCTCTCACCTGCAACAACGACTCCCAGGCTGAGGATTGCTCATCATCTTCGGTTAGAGTGGGCACACATTGCCCTTGACCTCTTGACCGTCTGACGATCGTGACGGTGAGCAACTCGCTCGATCTGCTCCACATTGCGTGGAGCAAAGTTCCCCCAGAGATCGCGGTCATCGAAGAGCCAACCACCGACATCTCTCGGAAACCGATTCAGAACTTTCTGAGTCCGATAAACAACTATCGACTTACGGCTGAGCTCGCCATGAGCCTCGACAAGCCGATAATGCTATACGCGTCAGCTAACACGCCCAAGACGAACCCCAGCGCTGgggagaagcgcaagcgcaaggaggcgggcgaggagccgGACGAGCGGCTATATGTGCGGCAGTGGGAGGGTCTCGTGAGTTCTTTGAGGTGCCTGCAACCACTGACAGTTAAGGGCAATGAGGTCCAAGACCAGATCTACGACCGTTTGGAGGACCCTGCCAACGCCCACCTCAAGACTGCGAGCGGACGAGAGGCCAATGAGTGGATGCTGGAGCAGGAGTTCGAGATCGATGGTATGCTCTTTACCATCGCCGCTTGTCCCGACTTTCTCGGCTTCAAGTGCCAGTCGGCAAAGTGGAAGAAGgcgatggaggaggagacgaATGCCTTCCGCCCATGGGCGAAAGTGAGTACAGCACAGCTACGTGCATGCTGACGGTGTCAAGGTTGTGGAGCTCGGGAAGGCGAAGCGGCTGggggcgtcgtcctcgtccgcgggACCATCGCAGgggccgtcctcgtcgtcggctcccTCCACGACTGCGGGTCCCAGTGAGCGCCCGCCTCCTGCGAATCAGGTGAGCGAGTACCCTCGTatctcgctcgccatcgTTGGCACTCGAAACCCAGCTGCGGCACTCCCGCCATCCGTCATGGAGCGCCGCTCCGTCGGGTACATCGAGGAGGCAACCGCCATCACCATCGTCAACGGCCGCGACTTGCTCACCTTGGGAAGCTCCTCCATGGTtcgcctcgaggcggcgaagATCGCCGGAATTTGGTTTGACGCACGCCACATCAAGCTGATCCACGGCATCCTCTCAAGTTGAGGAGGACCCCAGCTTCCGAGACTGGCCCCAAGACCGGCTTCGAACTGGCCAGTCTCGTTACTGTGCCGGTGAAGCCCGACCTGTACGACGCGCTTCTGGGCGACCTCCGTGACCGGGAGATTCCCGAGATCGCGGCCGACCAGTCCCCACGTCTTCCGGCGTGGGAGGACCACTGGGCGACGTTCTCCCTCGATCGgctccccctcctctccaTGGCAGGCCCCCTTCGTCATGAGGAGTACGAGGCCTTTGGCCAGTTCTCCGGCGATGCCaaggccgccctcgtcgaggaggttaAGCTCTGCCTGGAGGAAGACAAGGCTgccatcctcgccaccgGCTGCGAGTGGGGCGGCGAATGCACATACGGCTGTGACAAAGACCTGCGGCCTGAAGCCGGCTTCCGGGACCCCTACGCGTCTCGCCGAAATGAGGTCCGCATGCTCTGTGTCATGCACTGGCAGGTTGCCTGGGCCGCGTTCCACCTCTGCCACTTCCCAGAGGCGGACTTTCGCCTATACGACGGCGTGATCATCCAGATCGCGTCCTACACAAAGCCCTGCGAGGGGTTGGCGTGCTCCAACACGGACCCGCCCTTTTACCGGGCCCgaccgtcggcgtcgtgtgGAGAGTAAGTTGACGAATCCCATCCAGGCTGACACTTTTAAAGTCTTGCGCTAAGCCTCTGCACCCCGTGCGAGTATATGGCAATTCGAAAGCTCGCCGGGCAGAAGAAGGCCATGGAGAgtgccgccaaggccaagggcgtcgaggtgaAGAACCTTCCAAGGAGAAGGGAAACGTCGACTGCCAGGGGTTCACAGCGTAAATGGTCTCGTTCTGGTGGCAGTCAATCTTCAATGCTGACTACCTCAAAGCCACCTGCTCAACGGCAAGGCCCAGCTGTGCAACCCACAAGGCGGCCCAACCTGCAAGCCCTGCGCCAACCGATACCCCGACCTGCTCAGCACAAAGGGTATCTTCGACGCCTACATTGGCGTCACGGCCAAGTTCCAACACAAGGAACTGGCAGTCAGGGCGGCCGCTGTTGCCGCCTCGTCGGACCCCACGAAGGACAATGGTCAAGATGTGCAGGACAAGTTCATAGCACTGGGCGGCGAGTTTGCGCCACCAGCTGTCATCGCGTTGAACGTGATGGCAGACTGCATCAACTTCGAGGGCCGGGGAAGGTACCTCACCCGTGCGATCGCCCGTCTGCGCACTCAGCGCACACTGAACTGGCTCTTTGAACTGGAGGCAGTACCTGACCCGTTGGAAGCCTACTGACTCCGAAAGGAGGCCACCGGCAATGATGACGAAAGGCGAATGGATGAACGCCGATGAACGTCGATCTTCGTTGCCGACCAGTTGTTTGTAAAACAGAATGCGCTTGAATGCGCTTGAATGAGCGACGAAACCAGAATGCACTTGAATGAGCGACGTTGCAGAACCAGCTGGAGTGCATGCCAAGCTGCTGGATGCTCGAATCGAGGCAGCCGCCGAGACCGCGGCGGTTAGCAACCCCCAcgcgctcggcaaggcgcgGCCCCAAGCCGGCCCAGTCCGACCATGTCGGTTAATTCGATTCGGTCCACTCGGTCTCGACTCCGCCACGTCGGGTGCCTCAGCTCGagccgcccgtcgtcgttcgTCGGGGACTGCAAGCAAAGGCAAGCGTGCACCATGCTGGCACATCTCCCATCTCCACATCACCGCAGCAATGGAccacgaggccgacgaggacagcTCCGCCAGGCAGACGGGGTACGAGCTCTCCGCGCTCTCCaaggctgcgcgccgcccgtcgcgcgcgagcgcggggcaCGAGCGGCCGTCGTTCGGGCTGCAGCTGAGCAAGTTTgcgcccgaggacgaggcggtcacggtcgacgacgagccagtcCCAGAGTACTACGGCGCCACCAAGGCCCAGGCCGTGCGCTTTGACGCGctccccgccgtcgaggggAGCTTGTTCAAAACCGATGCGCGCCCCGGGCCCTCGatcccgccgacgccgacggaaCGTGCGTTCGACCACGGGGGGATCCTcgaaggcggcgagggcgacgccgaggctgtcgacgcggcgctgcgcgcctccccgccgcgcgacacaggcgccgaggacgctgCCGAAGCCtccgccgagccgctgcccCCCGTCGACGGTGGGCGCGAGGCCTGGCTCTTCCTCGCTGCCGGCACGTTGGTCGAGGTCATGGTCTGGGGCCtgcccttctcctcgggcgtgctgctcgagtACTGGTCCAACACGCTGTTCAAGGACCGCCCCGGTGTCGAGGGaacgctcgcgctcgcagcgacgctgccgacggcCATCCTCTACTttctcggcgcgccgctcgggcCGTGAGTCGCCAGCCTAGGCCTGGACTGCGGCTTCTCGCCGACCAAATTACTGACACGCGCAGCCTCTTCGCTGCGCTACCTTGGTATGAGAAATACTTCCAGCTAGGAGGTCTCGTCATCGCTACCTGCGGCATAGTCGCGTCTGCGTTTGCGACCGAGGTGAGGCAGTGGGCTGGACTATGGCGCTGACCCCCTCAGCCATGGCACCTCGTCCTGACCATCGGCATCATGTTCACCTTCTCTGGCCGTAAGTCGCCCCCATCGACCACCGCTGACCCCCCACAGTCACATACTACCCCTGCGCGACGATCATCTTCGAGTGGTGGCACAAGCGCGTCGGCATGGCCTCGGGGATCATGTACGCTGGCACCGGGCTCGGCGGGACCATGTACCCTTTCCTCGTGACGGCGCTGCTCAAGCGGGCGGGGTACAAGTGGACGATGATTGCGCTGGCGTGCATCTTCttcgcgctcaacgccgccgcgctgccgttcATCAAGCGGCGTAtcccgctcccgccgcgcccgaagctccgcctgcgccggggcgagcgcgagcgacacCCGCCcgggccgaggaggcgcgtgTTCGACCTCGCGTGGCTgcgcaccgcggcgccgtggacCGCGTTCGGGACCGTGTTTCTCGGCTCGCTGGCCAACTTTATCCCTGCGGTCTGGCTGCCCGTGTTTGCGGCCACGGTGGGGatcacgacgccgagcggcacgGGCCTGATTGCGATCCTGAACGCCGTCACTGTCGTCGGGCAGACCATGGGCGGCTGGCTGTCCGACCGCGTGCCCGTCCGCGTAATCATGTTTGCGCAGAGCTTGTTCGCGTGCCTCGCATGCCTGCTGCTCTGGGGCAGGTTCGGGACGCACGCGGCCGGCCTGACGGCGTTCACGATCGTGtggagcttgtcggcgggcAGCATGGCCGGACTGTGGGCGAGCCTGATCCGCGTGtttgcgcgcggcgacccCGCCGTCCCGCCGCTGGGCTTCAGCGTGTTCATGACGCTGCGAGGGATTGGGAATTTGGCGTCGGGTGAGTACACGGGCCGGACAGAAGGCAGGGCCTCGCTGATGACCAGGCCCTATTGCCACGGCTCTGCTCAAGATGCACCggttcggcggcgcgggcggcgcatACGGGCACACCGACTATGTGAGTTGCAGGCGGCGTTGGGAGTCCACGGCGAGGCTGACGGCCCAGGGTGCGCTTGTTATCTACACGGGCACCATGATGGCGGCTGGTGGGTGTGTGATTGCCTTCTTCCCGTCGAAGTAGGCCGTGGGGGGGAAGAACAAAGCGGAGTAGAGACGACAGTAGTCGGTCTAGACGTTGGCGTAATCTTGACAAGGACAATGGGACACGAACGATGATGATAACAATGCACTGCTTTGCCTTAGCCTGTGCGCGGCGTACCTGTGCCGGCCGCGTCTGTGCACCGTCGCCACGCACTCCCCACTCCCATCACGCTAATGTCACAGTGTCCGTGCATCTCATGTCACCAAAAAGAAGAGAAAGGGAGAAGAACAGATGGCGAGGCGATGGTGAAGCACCGTCACCCGCGTGATAAACCCCGCTGCTCGCCTCTACACCGGCTcgggcgtggtcgtcgtctgcggGTATGCTGGTCCCTGGCCGTCGAGAGTGATGGCCCACTGCTGGGTGGGATTTGCGCCGTGCGTGAGCGTCGCAGTCACGGTTGCCGAGGGAAGCTTCTCGGGATTGTCGCTGTAGTTTGATGGGGCCTGCGCAAGGATCGAGAACGGAGGCGACGTCGCGTAGACGTTGCCGTGCGTCATGTTGGTGAATGCGATCACGAAGTCGTCGCCGACTGGCACGCTCCCGTCGAGATCGATCTCAATCTCGCCCCCGAGGTTCTTGTACGTCCCCGGGAGCGACTGCATGGGGTACTGCGTCGCGAGCTTGATGTAGCCCGGCATGAGCTTCTTGTTCCAGTTGTGCAGCTGGATGTCGAAGACGGGGATGCCGGtcccgccggcgacgcgccaTGCGAGCAGGTTTTTCTGGCCCACGACCCACGGCTGTGTCTTGGATGGCGACAGCACGGGCCAGTAGATTGTCGACCAGCCGACGGCTTGTGCGAGCGTGAGCGGGAGGAGGGTTACGAGCGCTACGAGCAGCGCAAGGGGTGTTGGGATCATGGTGGCGGTGATGGGGGTGGTGGATGGGTGCGCGCGACGTGTCGAGCAGGCAAGGAAGGTGGGtcggggcgagggcgagggcgagatgcACGCCAGGtgcgtcggtcgtcgtcgcgtgtGTCGGGGGGTTATAGGGGTGGGGTAGATGTGATGGGCAGCTGTGCGCGTGCGATGCAAGCTATGCAGCGGGGTCTAGGTTGTTGCAGTggtcgtgtgtgtgtggagaGAGAgtgtcgtcgtgcagcgtTGTGAGAGCGAGACAAGCAACAGCACTGCCCGTCGTTGTGCAAAGTGTCGCGCCCACAACGGACGACGGGGAAGAGGGACTGAAGGGAATTCAGGGACAGCCACGTGAGAAGTGGCGACAGCACAACCGCACAGGCCTAATTACTAACCGTTTTGTAATGTCCAGGCCTAATTGGATCCAGGAAACGCGCAGGTGTATTACCTCTTGGCAGGCGATTAAGGCGTCAGGATAACCAAAGAATTGGGGCCTAGAGCAAGACGCGTCAGGGGCCACAAGAGCCAAAcaacgcgcgcggcgggcaacTAGAATGCGCAGTAGTAGTCTGTCTGTCTCGAGCAAGCCGACAGAAGCGCGAAGCAGAGAACAAGCATAGCACGGCCGTCAGCCATAGCCTCAGCCAGTGCACTCTGTGCATCTGTGCGCCTGCGACGCCGCGACCGTGCGCGCAGCCACCATCGTTGCTTCTTCCTTCCCCCAACCGTAGACGCAGGTTCGGCGGCCACA encodes the following:
- the MUP1_7 gene encoding High-affinity methionine permease, with the translated sequence MAAESQKSGSSSENVAHVNYDHSKPEYIVQDGVAYVGEKGENGGVTYQNAADGVPVESTNLLRYTTGFWGSVFLSLSRVVGTGIFSTPANILKGTGSVGLALFFWVIGYVISMSGLSVYLELASYFPGRSGADVVYLEQAYPRPRFFWPLAFGFYTCVFAFGAGNSFVLASWVFRFASREPTDWEIKGIAIAANTLVALLIIANTRLSLTLVNVFGVLKVATLLFIGITGWAVLGGAFPEKVPDPHANFRNAFEGTGNDAYSLSSSLVNIVYSYWGYANAFNLNNEIKNPVRTLKLSSAITMFLIATLYMLVNVAFFAVLSKAEILASTQITATLFWERLWGAKVAKGLTIFPVLSAFSNMLASMIGFSRQVREIGRQGLLPYPKIWVSTKPFGTPIAPVLILWFTAVLFTVAPPAGDAFQFITALQNYPQSLFLLLMTIGLLIIRHRRKKMGIPASDFKVWTPVVIFFICVELFLLIMPWVPPAGGINDSAFNFFYAASSLGGLGIILVCYLYYVLWMYILPKAGKYQIRRRVLFNDDGSVGNQLIKVPNDEVEAWDIKHDPSGRSLNENERDA
- the asaE_17 gene encoding MFS transporter asaE, whose amino-acid sequence is MDHEADEDSSARQTGYELSALSKAARRPSRASAGHERPSFGLQLSKFAPEDEAVTVDDEPVPEYYGATKAQAVRFDALPAVEGSLFKTDARPGPSIPPTPTERAFDHGGILEGGEGDAEAVDAALRASPPRDTGAEDAAEASAEPLPPVDGGREAWLFLAAGTLVEVMVWGLPFSSGVLLEYWSNTLFKDRPGVEGTLALAATLPTAILYFLGAPLGPLFAALPWYEKYFQLGGLVIATCGIVASAFATEPWHLVLTIGIMFTFSGLTYYPCATIIFEWWHKRVGMASGIMYAGTGLGGTMYPFLVTALLKRAGYKWTMIALACIFFALNAAALPFIKRRIPLPPRPKLRLRRGERERHPPGPRRRVFDLAWLRTAAPWTAFGTVFLGSLANFIPAVWLPVFAATVGITTPSGTGLIAILNAVTVVGQTMGGWLSDRVPVRVIMFAQSLFACLACLLLWGRFGTHAAGLTAFTIVWSLSAGSMAGLWASLIRVFARGDPAVPPLGFSVFMTLRGIGNLASGPIATALLKMHRFGGAGGAYGHTDYGALVIYTGTMMAAGGCVIAFFPSK